The Candidatus Manganitrophus noduliformans genome includes a window with the following:
- a CDS encoding DNA topoisomerase IV subunit A: protein MAKKKEHKTTPVEKKLIGVADTVIHAAERRQDPTLSIPVRSLSNVTFSEKKGMIEMGKKKQERSFFNVGMAKKFMQTVLVADALSELQRAGLTTSLREIYYRTKHTLKDSHENTFDSQDESDPVIEDLEASLEALREELHVRAESAGSVVGPLVLVDDGDTVNCTRLGKGGYSVPSIVEPEYLSIKKCTADFVLLVEKGTQWNRLSEDKFWRRYNCILLTGNGQPPRGIRRLTRRLHEEKGLPVYVLVDNDPWGYYIYSVVKQGSINLAFESQRMAIPKAKFIGLSSGDPETYGLPRNVGIKLNEKDIARAKELLAYPWFQKSDWQKEIKRMLQSGLKYELDALANKDFQYLTKKYLPKKLKERDWLD, encoded by the coding sequence ATGGCGAAGAAGAAAGAGCACAAAACCACTCCGGTCGAAAAGAAGTTGATCGGCGTCGCCGACACCGTCATCCACGCCGCGGAGCGGCGGCAGGACCCCACATTATCGATACCGGTTCGATCTCTTTCCAACGTCACCTTCAGCGAGAAGAAGGGGATGATCGAGATGGGGAAGAAGAAGCAGGAGCGCTCCTTCTTCAACGTCGGGATGGCGAAGAAGTTCATGCAGACGGTGCTCGTCGCCGACGCCCTCTCCGAGCTGCAGCGCGCCGGCCTCACCACCTCGTTGAGGGAGATCTACTACCGGACCAAGCATACCCTGAAAGACTCGCACGAAAACACCTTCGACAGCCAGGACGAATCCGATCCGGTGATCGAAGATCTGGAGGCGTCGCTGGAAGCGCTGCGCGAGGAGCTCCATGTCCGCGCCGAGAGCGCCGGGAGCGTCGTCGGGCCGCTGGTGTTGGTCGACGACGGCGACACGGTCAACTGCACCCGGCTGGGAAAAGGGGGCTACTCGGTCCCGTCGATCGTGGAGCCGGAGTATCTTTCGATCAAGAAGTGCACCGCCGATTTCGTTCTGCTGGTCGAGAAGGGAACACAGTGGAACCGTCTCTCGGAGGACAAGTTCTGGCGCCGGTACAATTGCATCCTGCTGACCGGAAACGGCCAGCCTCCCCGCGGCATCCGGCGTTTGACCCGGCGGCTGCACGAAGAAAAGGGGCTTCCTGTCTACGTTCTCGTCGACAACGACCCTTGGGGCTACTACATCTACTCGGTGGTGAAGCAGGGCTCGATCAACCTGGCGTTTGAGAGCCAGCGGATGGCGATCCCGAAAGCAAAGTTCATCGGCCTCTCCAGCGGCGACCCCGAAACCTACGGCCTCCCGCGCAACGTCGGGATCAAGCTGAACGAAAAAGACATCGCCCGCGCGAAAGAGCTTCTTGCTTATCCCTGGTTTCAAAAATCCGATTGGCAGAAGGAAATTAAGCGGATGCTCCAGAGCGGTCTCAAATACGAGCTCGACGCGCTGGCCAACAAAGACTTTCAGTATCTGACGAAGAAGTACCTTCCGAAAAAGCTGAAAGAGAGAGACTGGTTGGATTAG